One genomic segment of Phycisphaerae bacterium includes these proteins:
- the hppD gene encoding 4-hydroxyphenylpyruvate dioxygenase, giving the protein MTAAASTPASAARPAAQDFLPLDGIDHLEFYVGNAFQAAHFYRHMFGFNIVGYRGLETGDKDKSSYVLQQGNVRFVLTSSLGPDHEIARHCQLHGDGVKAIAFRVKDVEKSIHETRKRGATVVQPPTVLEDTTGKLCMAAIRAYGDTIMRFVSRENYEGAFAPGFMTLSQAAPREAGLAAVDHIVGNVELGAMNHWAGFFAKVLGFEQLTHFTDEDISTEYSALMSKVMQNGTGKIKFPINEPAEGKKKSQIEEYLDYYRGPGVQHIAVNTADICRTVRTLRDNGVRFLRVPDTYYESLAARIGKIDEDYKELQELGVLVDRDEDGYLLQIFTQPVEDRPTLFFEIIERHGSRGFGVGNFKALFVSIEEEQRRRGTL; this is encoded by the coding sequence ATGACTGCTGCCGCATCAACGCCCGCTTCCGCCGCTCGGCCCGCCGCACAGGATTTCCTCCCGCTCGACGGAATAGATCATCTCGAGTTCTACGTCGGCAACGCTTTTCAGGCAGCGCATTTCTACCGGCATATGTTTGGCTTCAACATCGTCGGTTATCGCGGGCTTGAAACGGGCGACAAGGACAAGTCGAGCTACGTCCTTCAGCAGGGCAATGTGAGATTCGTCCTCACCAGCTCGCTCGGACCCGATCATGAAATAGCTCGTCATTGCCAGTTACACGGTGATGGAGTGAAAGCCATCGCCTTTCGCGTGAAGGATGTCGAAAAATCCATTCACGAAACTCGTAAGCGCGGAGCCACCGTCGTCCAGCCGCCCACCGTGCTTGAAGACACGACCGGAAAGCTCTGCATGGCCGCAATCCGCGCCTACGGCGACACAATCATGCGATTCGTCAGCCGCGAAAATTATGAAGGGGCATTTGCACCCGGTTTCATGACCCTCTCGCAGGCCGCGCCGCGCGAGGCGGGTTTGGCAGCGGTCGATCATATCGTCGGCAATGTCGAATTGGGTGCGATGAATCACTGGGCCGGATTCTTCGCGAAGGTCCTTGGCTTCGAACAGCTCACACACTTTACCGACGAGGACATCAGCACCGAGTACAGCGCCCTCATGTCAAAGGTCATGCAGAACGGGACCGGCAAAATCAAATTCCCCATCAATGAGCCGGCTGAAGGAAAGAAGAAGAGCCAGATCGAGGAGTATCTCGATTATTATCGCGGTCCCGGTGTGCAGCACATCGCAGTCAACACGGCCGACATTTGCCGGACCGTGCGAACCCTTCGCGATAACGGAGTGCGCTTTCTCCGCGTGCCGGATACCTACTACGAATCGCTGGCGGCCCGCATCGGAAAAATCGACGAAGACTACAAGGAATTGCAGGAACTCGGTGTACTCGTCGACCGCGATGAAGACGGCTACCTGCTCCAGATTTTCACACAGCCGGTCGAGGATCGGCCGACGCTCTTCTTCGAAATCATCGAGCGCCATGGCAGTCGCGGTTTCGGCGTCGGAAATTTCAAGGCACTCTTCGTCAGCATCGAGGAAGAGCAGCGCCGCCGAGGCACGCTCTGA
- a CDS encoding molybdenum cofactor guanylyltransferase has translation MLGETIGILVGGQSSRMGRPKALIEVEGGTLLERTVLVAKQASHRVVLLGDPPFELPVSLRDIEVWPDRFDDVGPIAGLDALLQNMDGRYGVLVSCDMPYLAASLLKWLSSTAHILRSDAVVCHTQDTSAPIGVRIHPCCAAYGAHIADKVADAIEQEQYGLCDLLKSLKVHPHLLSGDNARWVENWNVPSDVIADEGPPATAPQAEPS, from the coding sequence GTGCTCGGAGAGACAATCGGAATCCTCGTTGGCGGTCAGAGTTCACGAATGGGCCGGCCCAAAGCATTGATCGAGGTCGAAGGCGGCACGCTTCTGGAACGCACCGTTCTGGTTGCCAAGCAGGCCAGTCACAGGGTCGTTCTGCTCGGTGATCCGCCTTTCGAATTGCCCGTTTCACTCAGAGATATCGAGGTCTGGCCTGATCGATTCGATGACGTCGGACCCATCGCCGGCCTCGATGCGCTCCTTCAAAACATGGACGGCCGATACGGCGTGCTGGTTTCCTGCGACATGCCCTATCTGGCGGCCTCTCTGCTGAAATGGCTCTCCAGCACGGCCCATATCCTGCGATCGGATGCCGTCGTGTGTCATACACAAGACACCTCCGCGCCCATCGGCGTGCGTATCCATCCCTGCTGTGCGGCCTACGGCGCGCACATCGCCGACAAGGTCGCGGATGCCATTGAGCAGGAACAATACGGCCTCTGCGATCTGTTGAAGTCACTGAAAGTGCATCCGCACCTGCTCTCCGGCGACAACGCCCGCTGGGTGGAGAATTGGAACGTCCCCAGCGATGTCATCGCCGATGAAGGACCGCCGGCCACCGCCCCGCAGGCCGAACCGTCATGA
- a CDS encoding YfcE family phosphodiesterase, with translation MNIGILSDSHGDGPETARAIALLNARGAKKLVHCGDLCGINVLDELAGHDSVFVWGNCDDPDLTMRRYVAAIGLPWPEVPVTFEAAGKRFAVFHGHEPAFAAALRSGEFDYVLHGHSHQFAYTRDGNTRIINPGALHRARIHTVGLLVPVTGELRILDVATGHPVLVRSE, from the coding sequence ATGAACATCGGCATCCTCTCCGACAGCCATGGAGACGGCCCTGAAACCGCAAGAGCCATCGCGCTGCTCAACGCCCGCGGAGCGAAAAAATTAGTGCATTGCGGCGATCTGTGCGGAATCAACGTCCTGGATGAGCTTGCAGGACACGACTCCGTTTTCGTTTGGGGTAATTGCGACGACCCCGATCTGACCATGCGGCGGTATGTTGCTGCCATCGGCCTGCCCTGGCCGGAAGTGCCTGTCACGTTTGAAGCCGCCGGAAAGCGGTTCGCCGTCTTTCACGGCCACGAGCCGGCGTTCGCCGCCGCACTGCGCAGTGGCGAATTCGACTATGTTCTTCATGGGCATTCGCATCAGTTCGCGTACACTCGCGACGGCAATACCCGGATCATCAATCCCGGCGCACTGCATCGCGCACGAATCCACACCGTTGGCCTGCTCGTGCCGGTCACCGGCGAATTGCGGATTCTGGATGTCGCCACCGGCCACCCGGTGCTCGTCCGCTCCGAATAA
- a CDS encoding DUF1460 domain-containing protein produces MLLSACAPIEDRPGSRTFDGSKPLYEFSESELDALLVACATDNLAVPDRAVRFASKFVGQPYRLHLLGEFPYETYDSDPLYCLSASDCVTFVENVYAMSMARDWSSFFDRLMRLRYKDARIGILTRNHFTEADWNVNNEWAFDDVTNQMAPEAIRPMRIAVDRAAFFRKYGMGDTIPVQIFKTTYIPRSALASVETRLKPGDIVEFVRGTREAPYVGHMGLIGEKKAGRMLLIHSAEPRVREEPLRDYVEASTKILGVKILRYRLDPTAE; encoded by the coding sequence ATGCTCCTGTCCGCATGCGCTCCCATCGAAGATCGGCCCGGATCGAGGACGTTCGACGGTTCGAAGCCACTCTACGAATTCTCCGAATCCGAATTGGACGCCTTGCTGGTTGCCTGCGCGACAGACAACCTCGCCGTTCCGGATCGAGCCGTCCGCTTCGCGTCGAAGTTTGTCGGACAGCCCTACAGGCTCCACCTGCTCGGCGAATTCCCGTACGAAACTTACGATTCAGACCCGCTGTACTGCCTCTCAGCCAGTGATTGCGTTACATTCGTCGAAAATGTTTACGCCATGTCGATGGCCCGCGATTGGTCATCCTTTTTCGATCGCCTTATGCGGCTTCGCTACAAGGATGCCCGGATCGGCATTCTGACTCGCAACCATTTCACCGAGGCGGACTGGAACGTCAACAACGAATGGGCCTTCGACGACGTCACCAATCAGATGGCTCCGGAAGCGATCAGACCCATGCGGATCGCTGTCGATCGTGCTGCCTTCTTCAGGAAATACGGCATGGGCGATACGATTCCCGTCCAGATCTTCAAAACGACCTATATCCCGCGTTCCGCGCTGGCGTCCGTTGAAACCCGGTTGAAGCCGGGAGATATCGTAGAATTCGTTCGGGGCACCCGCGAGGCCCCTTACGTCGGACACATGGGCTTGATTGGCGAGAAGAAGGCTGGAAGAATGTTGCTGATCCACTCGGCCGAACCGCGCGTCCGGGAGGAGCCGCTTCGGGACTACGTCGAGGCTTCGACAAAAATCCTGGGCGTGAAAATACTGCGGTATCGACTTGATCCGACTGCGGAGTAA